The Chitinophaga lutea genome contains the following window.
AGGGCGTCGTATTCCGCGGGGTTAACGTCCGAAAAGGAGGCGTTCAGCACAAAAAGGTGGCCCCGCTTCTCGCTGTAAGTCTGGTCGCCCTCAAAATCATGAATGGCCGTGATGATCTTTTCGCCGGCCGCCTTGTCCGGGCAAACGGCATGCACATCGTGCCCGATCATCTGCAGCATCTGGAAAGGCACCATCGTTTCATAATCTTCCGCGTAATCGCCGGTCAGGAACACTATTTTTTTCTTTGCCATAGTGGAGAAATTTTAAAAGGTCAACTGATCTTATAAAGATATTTCTGCCAAAGCATACTACCAAAAGCAGATTTCGCTATCTTGGGTACCGGAAATCATGTGAGATAACTTTTTTGCAATCGTTTGCAAATATTGACAGGATTTATTTATCTTGGCTCCCGCCGAGGGCATTTTTATTCTGATAATGAGGGCCTTTGAGCGGCGCCACTACGGGCAGGGAGCGCCAACTAACGAGTCAACTAAAAAAACGAAGCAGCAAATTGCAAAAGAGCCCGCATTGCAAACAGCGGCTTTCTGATACAAACAAAGTTCCATGAAAAAGTATTTCCTTCTTGGCTGCGGATTAATCCTGATGACAGCCTCGCAGGCGCAGAACGGCAAATGGCAGAACCTGTTCAACGGTAAAGACCTCAAAGGCTGGAAACAGCTGAACGGTAAAGCCACCTATGAAGTGAAGAACGGGGAAATTATCGGCACCACGGTGATCGCCGAGCCGAATTCCTTTTTGGCCACTGAAAAGAACTACGGTGATTTTATTTTCGAGGTAGAATATAAGCTGGAGCGGGATTTCAACTCCGGCATCCAGTTCCGCAGCCAGAGCAAGCCGGATTTCAACAACGGCCGTGTGTTCGGTTACCAGATGGAGGTAGACCCTTCGCCCCGCCGCTGGAGCGGTGGCGTGTACGAAGAAGGGCGCCGCGGATGGCTCTATCCGCTCGACCTGAACCCCACCGCGCAGAACGCCTATAAAGCGAATGCCTGGAACAAATACCGGATCGAATGCCGCGGCCCCGAAATCCGCACGTTCATCAACGGCGTTCCGGCGGCGCACCTCATCGATCCCGAACTGCCCTCCGGCTTTATCGCCCTGCAGGTACACGGCATCGGTAAAAAACAGGAAGACGTGGGCAAAAAGATCCACTGGAGAAACATCCGCATCATCGAAAATCCGGCTGCTTCCCAGTACGCTCCGTACGACAGCATCTACGTGGTGAACAACATCCCGAACAATATCTCCGCGCAGGAAAAACAGAACGGGGTACGCCTCCTGTGGGACGGCGCCACCACCAACGGCTGGCGCGGCGCTTACAAACCGGCCTTCCCCGCGAAAGGCTGGGAAATCAAAGACGGCACCCTCAACGTGGCGCCCTCCGACGGTAAAGAATCCACCAACGGCGGCGACATCGTGACCACCGAAGAGTTTTCCGCTTTCGACCTGGAGTTTGACTTCAAACTCACCGAAGGCGCCAACAGCGGTGTGAAATATTTCGTAACGGAAAAAGAAGGCAACACGGGCTCCGCCATCGGCCTGGAATTCCAGGTGCTCGACGACGAAAAGCATCCCGATGCCAAACTGGGCGCGGCCGGCAACCGTAAAATCGGTTCGCTGTACGACCTGATCCCGGCTTACAAATTCGGCAATTCCCATAAAAAGGTGGGCGAATGGAACCACGGCCGCGTGGTGGTGTACCCGAACAACCGTGTGGAACACTGGCTGAACGGCCATCTTGTAGTGAGCTATGTAAGAGGCGACAATATTTTCAAGGCCCTGGTGGCCCGCAGCAAATATGAAAAGTTCGAGAACTTCGGTCTTGCCGAAAAAGGACGTATTTTGCTGCAAGACCACGGCGATGCCGTGAGCTACCGCAGTATAAAAATCAAAACGCTGAAATAAAGATTTTGAGATAGTCAGCGACTATTTCATTGTTCACTGTTTTTCAACCGACATCCCGACTCTTCGGGATGTCTTTTTTTTGCCGAACTTTGCCGTATGATCGATGCTTTGCGGAAAATATGCAGCAGCCTGCCGTCCGTGACGGAAGACGTGAAATGGGGAGCCGATCTCTGTTTCTGCGTGGGCGCCAAAATGTTCTGTGTGGTGGGCATGGAGCCGCCACATCATTTTTCGTTCAAATGCACGGAAGAAAATTTCGAGGAGCTGACGGAACGCGAGGGGATCATTCCTGCGCCATACATGGCGAAACATCACTGGGTGGCCATCCGCAAACCTTCCGCCCTGAAAAAAAGCGAGCTGGAAGCGCTGGTGAAAGAGTCGTACACACTGGTACGGAATAAATTACCGAAAAAAACACAGGCACAGCTGGGGTAAAAGAAACGGCTGCGATAAAAACGAAAGAGGCTGTATCGGACTTTGATACAGCCTCTTTCTTTATTCAAGCGCCTGGCAGGAACCGGTTATCCCTTCCTGTATTCTCCTGGCGTTTTTTATACGGCCTTTTTTGCGATCAGTATTTTGGTTGCCATCCCCGCTCGTACGTGCGCCCCCAGAATTTGGCGGCGTCTTTATTTTGCAGGATGTGCCCGTTTTTCGGATCGG
Protein-coding sequences here:
- a CDS encoding 3-keto-disaccharide hydrolase, with amino-acid sequence MKKYFLLGCGLILMTASQAQNGKWQNLFNGKDLKGWKQLNGKATYEVKNGEIIGTTVIAEPNSFLATEKNYGDFIFEVEYKLERDFNSGIQFRSQSKPDFNNGRVFGYQMEVDPSPRRWSGGVYEEGRRGWLYPLDLNPTAQNAYKANAWNKYRIECRGPEIRTFINGVPAAHLIDPELPSGFIALQVHGIGKKQEDVGKKIHWRNIRIIENPAASQYAPYDSIYVVNNIPNNISAQEKQNGVRLLWDGATTNGWRGAYKPAFPAKGWEIKDGTLNVAPSDGKESTNGGDIVTTEEFSAFDLEFDFKLTEGANSGVKYFVTEKEGNTGSAIGLEFQVLDDEKHPDAKLGAAGNRKIGSLYDLIPAYKFGNSHKKVGEWNHGRVVVYPNNRVEHWLNGHLVVSYVRGDNIFKALVARSKYEKFENFGLAEKGRILLQDHGDAVSYRSIKIKTLK
- a CDS encoding MmcQ/YjbR family DNA-binding protein — translated: MIDALRKICSSLPSVTEDVKWGADLCFCVGAKMFCVVGMEPPHHFSFKCTEENFEELTEREGIIPAPYMAKHHWVAIRKPSALKKSELEALVKESYTLVRNKLPKKTQAQLG